One window of the Capnocytophaga haemolytica genome contains the following:
- the dapB gene encoding 4-hydroxy-tetrahydrodipicolinate reductase yields the protein MKIALLGYGKMGKAIEQIAVERGHEVVLKIDKDSAPYNIEEAEVAIEFSTPATAFANITNCITHQVPVVAGTTGWLSDYDKAVELCQQHHSALLYASNFSVGVNVFFALNKMLAKLMAPLKDYDVAIEEIHHTQKLDAPSGTAITLAEGIIAHSDKVGWKLGNAPKDEIPIEAKRIGDVAGIHSITYRSEVDTIEIKHSAHSRKGFAIGAVMAAEWIAGKKGIFTMNDVLGI from the coding sequence ATGAAAATAGCTTTATTAGGATACGGAAAAATGGGCAAAGCCATTGAGCAAATCGCCGTGGAGCGCGGGCACGAAGTGGTCTTGAAGATCGATAAGGACTCCGCGCCTTACAATATTGAGGAAGCTGAGGTTGCTATCGAGTTTAGCACCCCCGCTACCGCCTTTGCTAACATCACCAATTGCATCACTCACCAAGTGCCTGTGGTTGCGGGCACTACGGGTTGGCTTTCCGACTATGACAAAGCCGTAGAGCTATGCCAGCAGCACCACAGTGCCCTGCTCTACGCCTCCAATTTCAGTGTGGGCGTAAACGTTTTCTTCGCCCTCAACAAGATGCTTGCCAAGCTGATGGCTCCCCTGAAGGACTACGATGTCGCTATTGAGGAAATCCACCATACGCAGAAGCTCGACGCCCCCAGCGGCACTGCCATCACCCTTGCCGAGGGCATCATCGCACACTCCGACAAGGTGGGATGGAAGCTCGGCAATGCCCCCAAAGATGAGATACCCATAGAAGCTAAGCGCATCGGCGATGTGGCTGGGATACACAGCATTACCTACCGTAGCGAGGTCGATACCATCGAGATAAAACACTCCGCACACTCGCGCAAAGGCTTCGCCATAGGTGCCGTGATGGCAGCCGAGTGGATCGCTGGTAAAAAAGGTATATTCACTATGAACGACGTCTTGGGAATATGA
- a CDS encoding Cof-type HAD-IIB family hydrolase yields the protein MKQYQIIFSDVDGTLLNNERGLSHNTISAVKHLKGHIPFVLVSSRMPKQMEYLQRQLGILELPLIAYNGALVREGEQVLHSTEIPLSIAEQIVLHNEETFDGQIHISLYHNDLWYAPADDFWAKCEAHNTRTEPQILSNRAAIEQWKAEGVGVHKLMLMGEEALIDEMFRLLIEQFSSDLHIYRGKETYIEVSDAKVSKLTGIKLLLEKKYHLPLSAVVAFGDNYNDLEMIEGVGCGVAVANARQEVKQVADYITTHHKEDGVAHFLKEHLVANQK from the coding sequence ATGAAGCAGTACCAGATTATCTTCTCCGACGTAGACGGTACGCTCCTCAACAACGAGCGCGGACTTTCACACAACACCATTTCAGCTGTAAAACACCTCAAGGGGCACATCCCCTTTGTGCTGGTATCCTCGCGAATGCCCAAGCAAATGGAGTACCTACAGCGACAATTAGGGATCCTTGAGCTGCCTCTGATCGCTTACAACGGTGCCTTAGTGCGAGAAGGCGAGCAAGTGCTGCACTCCACCGAGATACCCTTAAGCATCGCAGAGCAGATCGTCCTACACAATGAGGAAACCTTTGACGGACAGATACACATCAGCCTCTACCACAACGACCTCTGGTATGCCCCTGCCGACGACTTCTGGGCAAAGTGCGAAGCCCATAACACACGCACTGAGCCTCAAATCCTCTCCAACAGAGCCGCCATCGAGCAGTGGAAAGCCGAGGGCGTAGGCGTTCACAAGCTGATGCTAATGGGTGAAGAAGCCCTCATCGACGAGATGTTTCGCCTCCTTATTGAGCAATTCTCCAGCGACTTGCATATCTATCGCGGCAAAGAGACTTACATCGAGGTATCAGATGCTAAAGTCTCCAAACTCACAGGAATAAAGCTCCTCCTTGAGAAGAAATACCATCTCCCATTGAGCGCAGTAGTTGCTTTTGGTGATAATTACAACGATCTTGAGATGATAGAAGGTGTGGGATGTGGCGTAGCTGTTGCCAATGCTCGTCAGGAAGTAAAGCAAGTTGCCGATTACATCACTACACATCACAAAGAAGACGGCGTAGCGCACTTTTTAAAGGAACATTTAGTAGCAAATCAAAAATAA
- the lepB gene encoding signal peptidase I: MIYVYIIVITQILNGLFFWKGYEKAGYKAWQAFVPFYNTVIFLRIISRPWWWVFLLYLPVIGNIMVVVMTYEWLHVFGYRKKRYTLLSLLTLGLFAAYVSYLPSATYVGKDVEVIKKNVSSWVSAVIFAVVAASAIHTYFIQPYMIPSSSLEKTLLVGDFLFVSKIHYGVRVPMTPLSLPMVHDSVPLIGTKSYLKSPQLPYLRLPALQKVQRNDITVFNWPTDTVRFFRDQSKIHIDKPIDKKSNYVKRTVAVPGDRLEIRAGDVYINGAKERYPVRAKLQTSYFVTVKDGLQLDPYTLYKQLGATDGLFRYQENVYLIPSLTDLAASQLRQFPGVVSVEKQLEKAGVYNPAIFPHSERFAWNEDNYGPVTIPQKGTTVALTTDNLPLYRRIITVYEHHQLAVKDGRILIDGKPTDKYTFAQDYYWMMGDNRHNSEDSRFWGFVPEDHIVGKPVLVWMSLNRNESGLRKVRWERLFTTVNGEGEPVSYRYYVFALLGLWAAYSLLKKKKKE, encoded by the coding sequence ATGATATACGTTTACATCATCGTAATTACCCAAATCCTCAACGGATTATTCTTCTGGAAAGGCTATGAGAAAGCCGGCTACAAGGCGTGGCAGGCGTTCGTGCCGTTTTACAACACCGTCATCTTCTTGCGGATCATCTCGCGCCCGTGGTGGTGGGTATTCCTACTGTATTTGCCCGTGATCGGCAACATTATGGTCGTGGTGATGACCTACGAATGGCTCCACGTCTTCGGGTACCGCAAGAAACGCTACACCCTGCTCTCCCTCCTCACCTTAGGGCTCTTCGCCGCTTACGTTAGCTACCTGCCCAGTGCCACTTATGTGGGCAAAGACGTGGAGGTCATCAAGAAAAACGTCTCTTCGTGGGTCAGCGCAGTGATTTTCGCCGTGGTCGCAGCCTCGGCAATCCATACCTACTTCATCCAGCCCTATATGATACCTTCTTCCTCCTTGGAAAAGACGCTTTTAGTGGGCGACTTCCTCTTTGTAAGCAAAATCCACTACGGGGTGCGCGTGCCGATGACGCCGCTTTCCTTGCCAATGGTGCACGACTCCGTCCCGCTGATTGGCACAAAGTCCTATCTAAAAAGCCCACAGTTGCCTTACCTTCGATTGCCAGCCCTGCAAAAGGTACAGCGCAATGATATTACTGTATTTAACTGGCCGACAGATACCGTACGCTTCTTCCGTGATCAATCAAAGATACATATTGATAAACCAATCGATAAGAAATCTAACTACGTGAAGCGCACAGTTGCCGTACCTGGCGATCGACTTGAAATACGCGCTGGCGATGTTTATATTAACGGTGCGAAAGAGCGATATCCCGTTCGAGCAAAGCTCCAAACCTCTTATTTTGTTACCGTAAAGGATGGGCTACAGCTCGATCCTTATACGCTATATAAACAGCTGGGCGCGACAGATGGATTGTTCCGTTATCAAGAAAACGTATACCTCATTCCATCGCTCACAGACCTTGCCGCAAGTCAGTTGAGGCAATTCCCAGGGGTGGTATCCGTGGAGAAACAACTCGAAAAGGCCGGCGTATATAACCCAGCGATATTCCCACATAGCGAGCGATTCGCTTGGAATGAAGATAATTACGGACCTGTTACCATACCTCAAAAGGGAACTACCGTGGCGCTTACTACGGATAACTTGCCCCTCTATCGACGTATCATTACCGTGTATGAACATCACCAATTGGCTGTGAAAGATGGACGAATCCTCATCGATGGTAAGCCAACCGATAAGTATACTTTCGCACAGGATTATTATTGGATGATGGGCGATAATCGACATAATTCAGAGGACAGTCGTTTTTGGGGATTCGTTCCCGAAGATCACATCGTGGGCAAACCAGTGCTGGTATGGATGAGTTTAAATCGCAATGAATCAGGGTTACGTAAGGTGCGTTGGGAGCGACTTTTCACCACCGTTAATGGAGAAGGAGAACCCGTTTCCTATCGTTACTACGTCTTCGCCCTACTTGGATTATGGGCTGCGTATAGTCTACTGAAGAAAAAGAAAAAAGAATAA
- a CDS encoding WbqC family protein translates to MLRQVVIHPTYFPSIAAFHVMLNNLCILEVSDNYQKQTLRNRAYIYGANGKQMLSVPIKHVGGETGRQYYKDVKVENHFPWQRQHFKSLETAYRTSPYFEYYEDELAPLFEKHYDYLLDVNIDTVETLLACMQIDINFSRTSTYEEHPSGVQDYRFLSTAKKPIEVEAPPYHQIFADKHGYIANLSVLDLLFHEGPNAEIYLRDVRILTEA, encoded by the coding sequence ATGCTGCGACAAGTCGTTATACATCCTACTTATTTCCCTTCGATTGCCGCATTCCACGTAATGCTCAATAACTTGTGTATCCTCGAGGTAAGCGACAATTACCAGAAGCAAACCCTTCGAAACCGCGCTTATATCTATGGTGCGAACGGCAAGCAGATGCTCAGCGTGCCCATAAAACACGTTGGGGGCGAAACCGGAAGGCAGTATTACAAGGACGTCAAGGTGGAGAACCACTTCCCTTGGCAGCGGCAACACTTCAAAAGCCTTGAGACCGCCTACCGCACTTCGCCTTACTTCGAGTACTATGAGGATGAGCTCGCCCCCCTCTTCGAGAAGCATTACGATTACCTCTTGGACGTGAATATCGACACGGTGGAAACCCTTCTGGCGTGTATGCAGATCGATATCAACTTTTCGCGCACTTCCACCTATGAGGAGCACCCCTCGGGCGTACAAGATTACCGCTTTCTCAGCACGGCGAAGAAGCCCATCGAGGTGGAGGCACCGCCCTACCATCAGATTTTTGCCGACAAACACGGCTATATCGCCAATCTCTCAGTGTTGGACTTGCTTTTCCACGAGGGACCCAACGCCGAAATCTACCTCAGAGATGTCCGCATACTTACTGAGGCTTAA
- a CDS encoding fumarylacetoacetate hydrolase family protein — protein sequence MKIICIGKNYTDLLAAEGAPTPTEMVLFTKPDTAVHNTELPYYIPEFTSDLLYEAEVVLKINQNGKAIAPRFAHKYYEEITVGLDFTARDVLARLQQAGLSWERGKAFDGSAVVGTFLPKQTLGDLCALPFSLQKNGATVQNGNTQRMLWGFDAIVSEVSHYFTLRKGDLIFTGTPAGAAPVSVGDVLEGFLGDTSVFKLKIKG from the coding sequence ATGAAAATCATCTGTATAGGTAAGAATTACACCGATCTATTAGCCGCAGAAGGCGCACCAACTCCCACAGAGATGGTGCTATTTACCAAACCCGATACCGCAGTTCACAATACCGAATTGCCTTATTACATTCCTGAATTTACTTCTGACTTGCTCTATGAGGCAGAAGTAGTGCTGAAAATCAATCAAAACGGAAAGGCTATCGCACCTCGATTTGCCCATAAGTATTATGAAGAAATCACTGTGGGACTTGATTTTACCGCCCGCGATGTGCTCGCACGCTTACAGCAAGCTGGATTATCGTGGGAGCGAGGTAAGGCATTCGATGGATCGGCAGTAGTAGGCACTTTTCTACCTAAACAAACCCTTGGCGACCTCTGCGCACTGCCTTTTTCACTTCAAAAGAACGGTGCAACAGTTCAAAATGGCAATACGCAGCGTATGTTATGGGGTTTTGATGCTATCGTATCGGAAGTTTCACATTACTTTACCCTCCGCAAAGGTGATTTAATCTTCACCGGAACCCCCGCAGGCGCCGCTCCTGTTAGCGTAGGCGATGTTTTAGAAGGATTTTTGGGTGATACATCTGTATTTAAACTCAAAATAAAAGGATAA
- a CDS encoding DUF4230 domain-containing protein, whose product MKRFILGALAALAVVALLYFVFKKKENKEILEADTALIQTQIENVSKLVVTEGHFAEVISYTESQKYFMDLFTVDKKILTVVNADVTVAYDLKKLQYEIDEAQKKVVIKYIPQAEIKIFPTLKYYDVSQSQINPFKAEDVEKIRKKVNLQLRKKVEASNLKSNAENRLLSELSNILVLTKSMGWTLEYNSLPLNDSQDLKLIEKP is encoded by the coding sequence ATGAAAAGATTTATACTTGGAGCACTCGCTGCCCTGGCAGTAGTAGCCCTACTTTATTTTGTATTTAAGAAAAAGGAAAACAAAGAAATCCTTGAGGCTGATACGGCACTCATCCAGACGCAAATCGAGAACGTTAGCAAGTTGGTGGTAACCGAGGGACACTTTGCCGAGGTCATCTCCTACACCGAGAGCCAAAAGTACTTTATGGATCTCTTCACCGTTGATAAGAAGATACTCACCGTAGTAAATGCTGACGTTACAGTCGCTTACGATTTGAAAAAACTCCAATACGAGATCGACGAGGCGCAGAAGAAAGTCGTCATTAAATACATTCCGCAGGCAGAAATCAAGATCTTCCCAACGCTCAAATACTACGACGTAAGCCAAAGTCAAATCAACCCCTTTAAGGCTGAGGATGTGGAGAAGATCCGCAAGAAGGTGAACCTCCAACTCCGCAAGAAGGTAGAGGCATCTAACCTGAAGTCCAACGCCGAAAACCGTCTCCTCTCCGAGCTCTCCAACATTCTGGTGCTCACCAAGTCGATGGGATGGACGCTCGAATACAACAGCCTCCCCCTCAACGATTCGCAAGACCTAAAACTCATTGAGAAACCTTAA
- the crcB gene encoding fluoride efflux transporter CrcB: MLKASLLVFLGSGAGGVLRMLLAGVVNLKLQKSMAFPIGIFTVNLLGCLLMGIGYAYFKQRIALSEMQILLLQGVLGGFTTFSTFSVEALQLLQEGNLLKFLIYSLGSIVLGIIMCFLGAKLVV; the protein is encoded by the coding sequence ATGCTCAAAGCCTCATTACTCGTTTTCCTTGGCAGTGGCGCGGGCGGCGTGCTGCGGATGCTCCTCGCGGGGGTGGTGAACCTCAAGCTACAAAAGTCGATGGCTTTCCCCATAGGCATTTTCACAGTAAACCTACTCGGTTGCCTGCTGATGGGCATCGGGTACGCCTATTTCAAGCAGCGGATCGCCCTTAGTGAGATGCAAATACTCCTTCTACAAGGCGTTTTAGGTGGTTTTACTACCTTTTCAACCTTCTCCGTGGAAGCTTTACAGCTGCTACAAGAAGGAAATCTGCTAAAATTCCTCATTTATAGCCTCGGAAGCATCGTTTTAGGAATAATAATGTGCTTTCTGGGAGCCAAATTAGTCGTTTAA
- a CDS encoding NUDIX hydrolase: MCVIYLDDKSIILTNVRENIGTNKFFELKDISFEVILSELSRKDVDSLYLFHPKKGKLLKKFKKLIPTIKAGGGIVRNKKSQILIMNRRGKWDFPKGKKEKGENIATCALREVEEETGVKKLLIDRYRTTTYHIFKRDGQYFLKETVWYDMHTSFKKKPVPQTEEDIEKVCWKDEEEVKLLIKDSYKNIQQIFEEETSNQ, encoded by the coding sequence ATGTGTGTAATTTACTTAGACGATAAGTCTATTATTTTGACAAATGTACGGGAAAATATCGGAACCAACAAATTTTTCGAGCTAAAAGATATCTCCTTTGAGGTAATCCTCTCGGAACTAAGTAGAAAGGATGTAGACAGCCTCTATCTTTTTCATCCTAAAAAGGGGAAACTTCTCAAAAAGTTTAAGAAATTGATCCCTACCATAAAAGCGGGAGGAGGCATCGTGCGCAACAAGAAATCCCAGATTCTGATTATGAATCGACGTGGAAAATGGGACTTCCCTAAAGGAAAGAAGGAAAAAGGAGAAAATATTGCCACTTGTGCACTTCGGGAAGTGGAAGAGGAAACTGGAGTGAAGAAATTGTTAATTGACCGCTATCGTACTACAACTTATCACATCTTTAAACGTGATGGACAGTACTTTCTCAAAGAAACGGTGTGGTATGATATGCATACTTCTTTCAAGAAAAAGCCTGTGCCTCAAACCGAAGAAGATATCGAAAAGGTCTGCTGGAAGGATGAAGAAGAGGTAAAACTGCTTATTAAGGATTCCTACAAGAATATCCAGCAAATCTTTGAGGAGGAGACCTCTAACCAATAG
- the pyrE gene encoding orotate phosphoribosyltransferase encodes MIFNEYTAKQTAQYLLQINAIKLKPENYFTWASGWHSPIYCDNRIILSYPGIREFVAQRIVLQIQQNYPQTEVIAGVATGAIGIGMLVANLLKLPFIYVRPEPKKHGRQNQIEGLLEERAKVIVVEDLISTGMSSLNAVRALRDAGADVLGMLAIFSYGFKLSEENFQKENVILQTLSDYDHLLKAALKEGYIENDELETLQEWRKSPETWKK; translated from the coding sequence ATGATATTTAATGAGTATACCGCTAAACAAACGGCTCAATATTTATTGCAAATTAACGCAATTAAATTGAAACCAGAAAATTATTTTACGTGGGCGAGCGGTTGGCATTCGCCAATTTATTGCGATAATCGTATAATTCTCTCATATCCAGGGATTAGAGAATTTGTAGCTCAGCGAATAGTTTTACAAATACAACAAAATTATCCGCAAACCGAAGTCATTGCTGGGGTAGCTACGGGAGCGATCGGCATAGGTATGTTAGTGGCAAATCTACTTAAATTACCCTTTATATATGTTCGCCCGGAACCTAAAAAACACGGAAGACAAAACCAGATAGAAGGTTTGCTCGAAGAGAGAGCTAAGGTAATTGTTGTTGAAGATTTAATAAGCACTGGAATGAGTAGTCTTAACGCTGTACGAGCTTTAAGAGATGCTGGGGCAGATGTATTGGGAATGCTTGCTATATTTTCTTACGGATTTAAGCTATCGGAAGAGAATTTCCAGAAGGAAAATGTCATTTTACAGACGTTAAGTGATTATGATCACCTACTTAAAGCAGCCTTAAAAGAAGGGTACATTGAAAATGACGAATTGGAAACGCTTCAGGAGTGGAGGAAGAGTCCAGAAACGTGGAAAAAATAA
- a CDS encoding DUF695 domain-containing protein, whose protein sequence is MENVKIPENWAVYIGDIDDKSAVFRVNLGLAEVLPLEGYPEAVRVSIQLKKPDENGFYDEEEREIAYAIDDAIAAVVEAQGAILAGVVTYQGEVAWHCYAANGKALEEAVKAVEGQYSDYPLAVKIAANEAWEVYFDYLYPNIYEMQAIQNDKVRDHAREVGDQVEVPRPIEHYLYFETDKDTQRAADKMRELGYEIIDVGKVEPDEEDDPNADLGYRILASKVGTPVAINVDTWDLVDVALDNNGEYDGWETMIVKE, encoded by the coding sequence ATGGAGAATGTTAAAATACCTGAGAATTGGGCGGTCTATATCGGTGATATAGATGATAAGTCTGCGGTTTTTAGAGTGAATTTGGGGCTGGCTGAGGTCTTGCCCCTTGAGGGGTATCCCGAGGCGGTGCGGGTGAGTATTCAGCTGAAAAAGCCTGATGAGAATGGTTTTTACGATGAAGAAGAACGGGAGATTGCTTATGCTATTGACGATGCTATCGCAGCAGTGGTTGAGGCGCAGGGGGCTATCCTCGCTGGGGTGGTAACCTACCAAGGGGAAGTGGCGTGGCATTGCTATGCCGCCAATGGGAAGGCGTTGGAAGAGGCGGTAAAGGCTGTAGAGGGGCAATATTCTGACTATCCGCTTGCGGTGAAAATAGCTGCCAATGAGGCTTGGGAGGTGTATTTCGATTACCTCTACCCCAATATTTACGAGATGCAGGCAATCCAAAATGACAAAGTGAGGGATCACGCCAGAGAGGTAGGCGACCAAGTGGAGGTGCCTCGCCCGATAGAGCATTATCTCTATTTTGAAACCGACAAGGATACACAGCGCGCTGCGGATAAGATGCGCGAACTGGGCTATGAGATTATCGATGTGGGCAAGGTGGAGCCTGATGAGGAGGACGATCCTAATGCGGATTTGGGGTATCGCATCTTGGCATCGAAGGTGGGTACGCCCGTAGCTATCAACGTCGATACGTGGGATTTGGTAGATGTGGCGTTGGATAATAACGGGGAATATGATGGATGGGAAACGATGATAGTTAAGGAATAA
- a CDS encoding orotate phosphoribosyltransferase — MELESKKIVVGKSQGALFEQLAQVRNFERLMPDNLVKFEMLRDDAFVFALKGMPEITLEKKSEVPATQLVLGAPEGKLPFMLTTNLNALSEDSTEVQMHFNGDFNPLIAMMVKTPLGKLIETIVSKMQEL; from the coding sequence ATGGAATTAGAAAGTAAGAAAATTGTGGTGGGGAAGTCGCAAGGGGCTCTTTTTGAGCAGCTGGCGCAGGTACGGAACTTTGAACGACTGATGCCTGATAACCTCGTAAAGTTTGAGATGCTTAGGGACGATGCTTTTGTCTTTGCGCTGAAAGGTATGCCTGAAATCACTTTGGAGAAGAAGAGCGAAGTGCCTGCTACGCAGTTGGTATTGGGGGCTCCTGAGGGAAAACTGCCTTTTATGCTGACGACCAACCTGAACGCCCTGAGTGAGGACAGTACGGAGGTGCAAATGCACTTCAATGGCGACTTTAACCCGCTCATCGCGATGATGGTAAAGACGCCACTAGGAAAACTCATAGAGACGATTGTTAGTAAAATGCAGGAATTGTAA
- the aroC gene encoding chorismate synthase, whose amino-acid sequence MAGNTFGRLFRLTTFGESHGEAIGGVIDGCPPNVALDFEAIQRELDRRKPGQSAIVTQRKESDRVRFLSGLFEGRTTGTPIGFVIENEAQRSGDYDHIKEVYRPSHADYTYAQKYGIRDYRGGGRSSARETAARVVAGAIGKQLLKGVSITAYTSAVGEIALATPYEQLDLSLVEANPVRCPDVEIAAQMEAYIKEVRKAGDTVGGVVSCVVQGVPIGLGEPVFDKLHAELGRAMLSINAVKGFEYGSGFAGARMRGSAHNDRFNADGTTRTNYSGGVQGGISNGMDIYFNVAFKPVATLMQEQEALSTDGRLVAMQGKGRHDPCVVPRAVPIVEAMTALVLVDFYLRNKAIKI is encoded by the coding sequence ATGGCAGGGAATACATTTGGCAGGTTATTTAGGCTGACGACCTTTGGTGAGTCGCACGGTGAGGCGATAGGTGGGGTGATTGACGGCTGTCCACCCAATGTGGCTTTGGATTTTGAGGCTATCCAGCGAGAACTCGATCGGCGCAAGCCAGGGCAGTCGGCTATCGTAACCCAGCGCAAGGAGAGCGATAGGGTTCGCTTCCTCTCGGGGCTATTTGAAGGGCGCACTACGGGTACCCCCATTGGTTTTGTTATTGAGAATGAAGCGCAACGCTCAGGAGATTACGACCACATTAAGGAGGTGTATCGCCCCAGCCACGCCGATTACACTTACGCACAAAAGTACGGCATACGCGATTACAGAGGTGGGGGCAGGTCCTCAGCCCGTGAGACGGCGGCTCGTGTAGTGGCGGGAGCTATCGGTAAGCAACTCCTCAAAGGCGTAAGCATCACTGCTTATACTTCTGCCGTGGGCGAAATAGCCTTAGCAACCCCATACGAGCAATTGGATTTATCGCTTGTGGAGGCGAACCCCGTACGCTGTCCCGATGTGGAGATAGCCGCGCAGATGGAGGCATACATCAAGGAAGTGCGCAAGGCGGGCGATACGGTAGGCGGGGTAGTCAGCTGTGTGGTGCAAGGCGTACCCATAGGCTTGGGCGAGCCCGTGTTTGATAAGCTCCACGCTGAGCTGGGGCGGGCAATGTTGAGCATCAACGCTGTGAAAGGCTTTGAGTATGGCAGTGGCTTTGCAGGTGCACGGATGCGTGGCAGTGCCCACAACGACCGCTTCAATGCCGATGGCACTACTCGTACCAACTACTCGGGTGGCGTGCAGGGCGGTATCAGCAATGGGATGGACATCTATTTCAACGTGGCATTTAAGCCCGTGGCAACGCTGATGCAGGAGCAAGAAGCCCTCAGCACTGACGGCAGATTGGTGGCAATGCAAGGCAAAGGCAGACACGACCCTTGTGTGGTGCCGCGAGCCGTGCCTATCGTAGAAGCGATGACGGCCTTGGTGCTGGTAGATTTTTATCTGAGGAATAAAGCAATTAAAATTTAA
- a CDS encoding 3'-5' exonuclease has product MLEKIRLEDILFFDIETVPEYADFAELSNEEQTLWEEKTRYVRKEEFSPQEYYERAGIWAEFGKIVCISVGAFSFRNAQRTFRVKSFVGQECTILKGFARLLEEHYSRAQQLLCGHNSKEFDIPYVARRMIINGLPLPQKLQLFGKKPWEIPHIDTLELWKFGDYKHYTSLKLLAHILGIPSPKDDIDGSEVRTVFYEESDIDRIATYCEKDTITVAQILLRLRNEPLLEDDEILIID; this is encoded by the coding sequence ATGCTGGAGAAGATACGTTTAGAGGATATTCTTTTTTTTGATATAGAAACGGTACCAGAGTACGCGGATTTTGCCGAGCTTTCAAATGAGGAGCAGACATTGTGGGAGGAGAAAACGCGCTATGTGCGCAAGGAGGAGTTCAGTCCACAGGAGTACTACGAGCGTGCTGGGATATGGGCAGAGTTTGGGAAGATTGTTTGCATATCGGTGGGGGCTTTTTCGTTTAGAAATGCACAGCGCACGTTTAGGGTAAAGTCCTTTGTGGGTCAGGAGTGCACTATCTTAAAAGGTTTTGCACGCTTGCTCGAGGAACATTACAGCAGGGCACAGCAGCTGCTCTGCGGTCACAACAGCAAGGAGTTTGACATTCCTTACGTGGCGCGGCGTATGATTATCAATGGGTTGCCATTGCCTCAGAAGTTGCAACTCTTTGGCAAGAAACCGTGGGAGATTCCTCACATTGATACGTTGGAGTTGTGGAAGTTTGGTGATTATAAGCACTATACCTCGCTGAAACTCTTGGCACATATACTGGGTATTCCCTCACCTAAGGATGATATTGATGGCAGTGAGGTGCGGACGGTGTTCTATGAAGAGAGTGATATAGACCGCATTGCGACTTATTGTGAGAAGGATACCATCACAGTGGCACAGATACTGCTCAGGCTGCGCAATGAGCCGCTGTTGGAGGATGATGAGATATTAATTATAGATTAA
- a CDS encoding ACP phosphodiesterase gives MNFLAHIYLSGDDDPLLTIGNCIGDTVRGNQYKEYPEALQRGILLHRRIDTFTDAHPVFRQSKRRLVPRFNHYAGVIVDIFYDYLLAKHFGEYSPISLHDFALRFYTSVQQNCQLLQPEAQHLLHYMLRDNWLERYATVEGITRTFHQMDARTDFKSGMQHAPEVLFAEEEAFEAEFRVFFEEVRGGVKLK, from the coding sequence ATGAACTTCTTAGCACATATTTATTTATCAGGAGATGATGACCCGCTGTTGACGATCGGCAATTGTATTGGCGATACAGTGCGTGGCAATCAGTATAAGGAGTACCCCGAGGCGTTGCAGCGGGGTATTCTTTTGCATCGGCGTATAGATACCTTTACCGATGCGCACCCTGTGTTCAGGCAGAGCAAACGCCGCTTGGTGCCGCGCTTTAATCACTATGCGGGGGTGATAGTCGATATTTTTTATGACTATCTGCTCGCTAAGCATTTTGGGGAGTATTCGCCTATATCGCTGCACGATTTTGCGCTGCGGTTCTACACCTCAGTGCAGCAGAATTGTCAGCTATTGCAGCCCGAGGCACAGCACTTGTTGCACTATATGCTCCGCGACAATTGGCTGGAACGCTATGCCACAGTGGAGGGCATCACCCGCACATTCCACCAAATGGACGCTCGCACCGACTTTAAATCGGGAATGCAGCACGCCCCAGAGGTGCTCTTTGCAGAAGAAGAGGCGTTTGAGGCGGAGTTTAGGGTATTTTTTGAGGAGGTGCGAGGAGGAGTAAAACTAAAATAG